A section of the Kribbella sp. HUAS MG21 genome encodes:
- a CDS encoding SpoIID/LytB domain-containing protein: protein MRKRVIAAIALSSTMISATAQAREVLPTAAAPDTTITGRGFGHGRGLSQYGAQGAALAGKSVRQILDFYYPGTTTGKATGSIRVRISADTTDGVRVGAVSGLAVRSFATGKVYPLPRASNLNQWSIDPHGEHGTKLSSYDAKTRKWTLYKTFTGMAQFEGAAVIGLVLPSGAVRRYRGALRAIDVSGTHLDTVNVLPLEHYLRGVVPREAVSSWRPAALQAQSVAARTYSVFHRSRAARKAFDLCDTISCQVYGGYDDEKASTNTAIAATAGQVRLYKGKPIIAEFSSSNGGATATGSTPYQLLKADSWDAYPGNGNPNVTWKVTRTAAEMQAVFDVGAIRYVRVLTRTGVGPGGGRALTVEAAGSKGRRVLTADQVRSRLHLRSAWISFPARSLDILTTAPEDLGR, encoded by the coding sequence GTGAGAAAACGTGTGATTGCGGCGATCGCACTGTCGTCGACGATGATCAGCGCGACCGCGCAGGCCCGTGAGGTGCTGCCGACCGCCGCGGCGCCGGACACCACGATTACCGGCCGCGGCTTCGGCCACGGGCGCGGCCTGTCGCAGTACGGCGCGCAAGGTGCCGCACTGGCCGGGAAGTCGGTGCGGCAGATCCTGGACTTCTACTACCCGGGCACGACGACCGGGAAGGCGACCGGCAGCATCCGGGTCCGGATCAGCGCGGACACCACCGACGGCGTGCGGGTCGGCGCGGTCAGCGGGCTCGCGGTCCGCTCGTTCGCCACCGGCAAGGTCTATCCGCTGCCCAGGGCGTCGAACCTGAACCAGTGGTCGATCGACCCGCACGGCGAGCACGGCACCAAGCTCAGCTCGTACGACGCGAAGACCCGGAAATGGACGCTCTACAAGACGTTCACGGGCATGGCGCAGTTCGAGGGCGCGGCCGTGATCGGGCTGGTGCTGCCGAGCGGCGCCGTCCGTCGGTACCGGGGTGCGTTGCGGGCGATCGACGTCTCCGGCACGCACCTCGACACCGTGAACGTGCTTCCACTCGAGCACTATCTGCGCGGCGTCGTACCGCGGGAAGCGGTGTCGAGCTGGCGGCCGGCCGCGCTGCAGGCGCAGTCCGTTGCCGCGCGCACCTATTCGGTGTTCCACCGCAGCCGCGCGGCCAGGAAAGCGTTTGATTTGTGCGACACCATCTCGTGCCAGGTGTACGGCGGATACGACGACGAGAAAGCGTCGACGAACACCGCCATCGCGGCCACGGCCGGGCAGGTCCGGCTCTACAAGGGCAAACCGATCATCGCGGAGTTCTCCTCGTCCAACGGCGGGGCCACCGCCACCGGCAGTACGCCGTACCAATTGCTGAAGGCGGACAGCTGGGACGCCTACCCGGGGAACGGGAATCCGAACGTGACCTGGAAGGTGACGCGGACGGCCGCCGAGATGCAGGCCGTGTTCGACGTCGGCGCGATCCGCTATGTCCGGGTGCTGACGCGGACCGGTGTCGGTCCGGGCGGCGGACGGGCGCTGACGGTCGAGGCGGCCGGATCGAAGGGCCGGCGGGTGCTGACCGCCGACCAGGTCCGGAGCCGGCTGCATCTGCGGTCCGCCTGGATCAGCTTCCCGGCCCGCTCGCTTGATATACTAACTACGGCTCCGGAAGACCTCGGTCGCTGA